The nucleotide sequence AATCACCTGCATGATTGATGAAAAACATATCCAGATATAACACACACCTCAAAGTAAAGTACATCCATTAACATTCTATTGAAACAGtcacacccccacacacctcAGTGTAGGACTTCTTTGTGTTGTGGACGTTCTTGGCTCTGTAAGACTGCCGCCGTCTCTTGTAGTCCCTCATCTCAGCCATCAGCTCCAGGTGTGACTTGTGCTCGTTCTGATCGTTACCTGATGAACAGAAACAAACACAACAGATTCACTGGAATGAATTTAGAGGAGTAATTCATAGGAAAATTGGTTTAAACCACACTACTGATCTCAATAGTTCATGTTTATATGCCTACCCTTTTTGAGCTTGGCCACCAAATCAACGTAGAGGTCCTCGTTGTCGGTTGCAACAGCTTGATCCTTCTGTTGGATGGCCTCCCTTGTTACGTGATCAAAAAGAGCCAGTCGGTCTGCCACAGTAAGGTCACAGATAGCTCGCTTGTGGTTCTGAGGAACTTCTGAAGGATCTGTGGAGTATTCACCTGCAGCACAATGAAAAGGGctttacacacactcacatgctacAACAGAGTACAGATAGAGTCATGAGAAGTCACAAACTCAAAAGCTTTTAAGAACACATCGATCACATTGAGATGATCACTCACACCTTCAGTATTAAAGGGTTAAAAAAGAGTAAAGGCCTTTCCCCAATACGTACAGGGaaaatgtgtgtgtacatgtgtgtaatGCCGCCAACAGAGGCAGCATGTTTGAAAGGATATGGCATTAAAGGATACTGCACGTAATCAGTAAGCCTGAACGAGGGGAGAACCTCCTGTAATTACTCACCCCTGTCACTGAAAACAAAACACAGAACACGTACAGATGACAAACTCAAAGAAACTATatcataaaataaaaaaacaacagcCACCATATTTAGCCGTGTTAATAATGAATTAATGCATGTTAATGGAGACCTTTTTAGACATGGGCAAGGCACTGAAGACCTACAGGCTTGGTAAAAGAAAATATAAACATTGGTTGTTCTTTGGTGAAATGACCATTAaagaataaaataataaaataataaatattttGTGGGGCATCAGCACTAATGCTGATGGCCATGACTGAAAGTATAGGGTTTTATCAGTGACCTAACACTAATGTAAGGGTGTAATGACCTTACTTTGGCTGTACAGTCCCTCTGTCCTAATTGACGGTGCACTTGCTCTTGCTTGTAGAATCacttgttgctgtgtgtgtttgtctacagGTGAGGCAGAACACAAAGAAAGATATGAGACAAGCATTGGGCTTCCCCAATCCAGGGTCAGTCCAGGGAATTTGGACTTTTACATTAAAAAGTGTAATAGTGTAACGCTCACCCATTGTGAAGCTGGTAATGCTGGCATTCTCATAATACAGAGAGGTGTCATACATCTCAGCCTTGGGAAAGGAAAGGAGTTTACTTTTTATGAAAGCTTTTAAGAACATAATAACAGATAAGGTTGTTGCATAATTAGGGTGGAGAGTTTTTCCTGATCATTTGACCTCACCACTTTGGTCCGCTCTAGTTATAGGGTCCAGTTTATCTAGGTCTGGCCTTATGGTCAGGAAAAATCCTTACCCTAATGACAAGCTACACCAAAAGGTGTTGATGGCTCAGTTGATATTTCATTTTCCATTTTCAGagtatgtgtgtgcatttgtgatACAGTATAGCTCTTTAACCTGTTCCTCATGGGAGTATCCCATCTGGCTGAGTTGACAGGTGGCTTTGTGTCTCTCCATGCTCCTGCTTGGCACCCTGTGGTTCGGGTCATAGGGGCACACCTCCATCGGCTCCTGTGGAAGGTCATTTACAAGTTATAATCTCATCTCTGCTTGTTGTAGCATGCATGTCATGTATACAGAGATTTAATGAATTTCCCATCAACGATGGGTTTCCCAATTTATTTTGAGGCCTCatatctagctagctacacattCAAAACAGATGGTGCACATTTTAAGTATGGATTTTCGGATATTAACTCAGGTAACGTTATGAAACATTGATTATGGGGTGATCTAGTCCTATAAAGAACGCCGCGCTTTCAGGGCTAGGAGAACCACCCATCGTATCTGAGCATTTGAATAAATATAGCTAACTAGCTTCCTGACCTACCTGAACTGAGCCGTTGTCCAGGTCCTGTCTCCATCCCAGCGTCTCGAACAGCTCATTCAGTTGTCTCTGGCAGTTCTCGGTGAACTCCGTCAAC is from Oncorhynchus gorbuscha isolate QuinsamMale2020 ecotype Even-year linkage group LG19, OgorEven_v1.0, whole genome shotgun sequence and encodes:
- the snrnp48 gene encoding U11/U12 small nuclear ribonucleoprotein 48 kDa protein translates to MCDSPENQTLQARLRSLEELTEFTENCQRQLNELFETLGWRQDLDNGSVQEPMEVCPYDPNHRVPSRSMERHKATCQLSQMGYSHEEQAEMYDTSLYYENASITSFTMDKHTQQQVILQARASAPSIRTEGLYSQSEYSTDPSEVPQNHKRAICDLTVADRLALFDHVTREAIQQKDQAVATDNEDLYVDLVAKLKKGNDQNEHKSHLELMAEMRDYKRRRQSYRAKNVHNTKKSYTEVIREVINVHSVELSSQWKEEERKEEVRESKHAPHRRRSEDRRSASTESRQSHVSSRDGHGSHHKCHRSKDPSPEQSQERSREKESKKKRKRDSCSPDERPHDRKKKKKKKKKREEK